One Bombyx mori chromosome 28, ASM3026992v2 DNA segment encodes these proteins:
- the PPAE gene encoding phenoloxidase-activating enzyme precursor (The RefSeq protein has 1 substitution compared to this genomic sequence) — protein sequence MFLIWTFIVAVLAIQTKSVVAQSCRTPNGLNGNCVSVYECQALLAILNNQRRTQQDEKFLRDSQCGTKNSVPAVCCPCNAADGQQGNCVNINSCPYVLQLLKNPNEANLNYVRGSVCQGSEQQSICCVTAPQSTAVTTTPRPKRVHACQSEMTATPPNPEGKCCGRDIAVGDKIVGGAPASIDSYPWLVVIEYVRLERTMLLCGGALISGKYVLTAGHCVKGGILDVGTPKTVRLGEYNTTNPGRDCVSVSAGGTDCTDPLVKIGIEKTIPHPDYQPYHFLRKHDIGLIRLQSIAPFTDFIRPICLPSTDYTVNPPSKFALTVAGWGRYLQFDNGTVRSSKIKLHVTLPFVQRDVCEANQKPLRNGQRITLWKGQMCAGGEAGKDSCKGDSGGPLMYEHSKKYEAVGIVSFGPEKCGQIDIPGVYTNVYEYLPWIQNTIEP from the exons AATCATGCCGGACACCGAACGGACTTAACGGTAATTGCGTATCCGTGTATGAATGCCAGGCACTCCTGGCCATATTAAATAATCAGAGGAGAACCCAGCAAGATGAGAAGTTCTTGAGGGACTCCCAATGCGGCACCAAGAATTCAGTTCCTGCT GTTTGCTGTCCATGCAACGCAGCTGATGGTCAGCAAGGGAATTGTGTCAACATAAATTCATGTCCGTACGTTCTTCAATTGCTGAAGAATCCGAATGAAGCGAATCTAAATTACGTCCGGGGATCTGT TTGTCAAGGATCAGAACAACAGAGCATATGCTGTGTTACTGCGCCACAGTCGACGGCAGTGACCACGACCCCCAGACCGAAGCGGGTGCACGCCTGCCAGAGCGAGATGACTGCCACCCCCCCTAATCCGGAAGGGAAGTGTTGCGGCCGGGACATAGCCGTCGGAGACAAAATCGTTG GTGGTGCGCCCGCATCCATCGACTCGTATCCTTGGCTGGTGGTCATCGAGTATGTGAGGCTCGAGAGGACGATGCTGCTCTGTGGCGGGGCGCTCATCAGCGGGAAGTACGTGCTCACTGCCGGTCATTGCGTGAAAGGAGCGATCTTGGATGTAGGCACGCC GAAAACAGTGCGTCTCGGCGAGTACAACACGACGAACCCGGGCCGTGATTGCGTGTCCGTATCAGCGGGCGGCACGGATTGCACGGACCCATTGGTCAAGATAGGCATTGAGAAGACCATACCTCACCCCGACTATCAGCCCTATCATTTTCTTAGGAAACACGACATCGGGTTGATCAGGCTGCAAAGCATCGCGCCTTTTACAG ATTTCATCAGGCCTATATGCTTGCCGAGTACAGATTACACAGTGAACCCGCCAAGTAAATTCGCTCTGACCGTGGCTGGCTGGGGACGATACTTGCAGTTCGACAATGGGACAGTTAGAAGCAGCAAGATCAAGCTTCACGTAACACTGCCTTTTGTACAACGAGAC GTCTGCGAAGCAAACCAGAAACCATTGCGCAATGGCCAAAGAATAACATTGTGGAAGGGACAAATGTGTGCCGGCGGTGAAGCAGGTAAAGATTCTTGTAAGGGTGACTCGGGTGGTCCTCTTATGTATGAACATTCCAAAAAATACGAAGCAGTCGGTATTGTGAGCTTCGGACCCGAAAAGTGTGGCCAGATCGATATACCTGGAGTTTACACAAATGTTTATGAATACCTGCCATGGatacaaaatacaattgaaCCTTGA